One genomic segment of Gemmatimonadota bacterium includes these proteins:
- a CDS encoding four helix bundle protein produces the protein MAWQLARENALEIYRYADRCWSPQRAAPLDQLRRAALSVQLNIAEGQASGPGPRCRFHLRVAHASAVETHDLSVLPAGSRGGSWPSDAHRSVRVQQLTYRLWKSS, from the coding sequence TTGGCCTGGCAGCTGGCTCGTGAGAACGCGCTGGAGATCTATCGGTATGCTGATCGGTGTTGGTCGCCGCAACGAGCAGCGCCGCTCGACCAGTTACGTCGGGCGGCGCTGTCGGTGCAATTGAACATTGCGGAAGGTCAGGCCTCGGGCCCCGGGCCTCGTTGCCGATTCCACCTCCGAGTGGCTCATGCGTCTGCGGTGGAGACGCACGACCTGTCTGTGCTTCCTGCCGGATCTCGGGGCGGATCTTGGCCCTCAGATGCTCATCGCTCGGTGAGGGTCCAACAGCTCACGTATCGACTGTGGAAGTCAAGCTGA
- a CDS encoding glucose-6-phosphate isomerase — MAPALRGGGRVSARADIGKLLDEEFLATREALRTQGRMSATLEVDAVDTRAFGRLVMFFQLATGYAGIWYRVDPFDQPGVELGKVLTNAAMGKTKG, encoded by the coding sequence ATGGCGCCGGCGCTTCGAGGAGGCGGTCGGGTATCTGCGCGGGCAGACATTGGGAAGCTGCTCGACGAGGAGTTCCTCGCGACCCGGGAGGCACTCCGAACGCAGGGTCGGATGAGTGCCACCCTCGAGGTGGACGCTGTGGATACGCGGGCGTTCGGCCGCTTGGTGATGTTCTTCCAGTTGGCGACGGGCTACGCCGGCATTTGGTACCGGGTCGATCCGTTCGATCAACCGGGCGTGGAGCTTGGCAAGGTCTTGACGAACGCGGCGATGGGGAAGACGAAGGGATGA
- a CDS encoding MBL fold metallo-hydrolase — MRLTLLGTGTSMGVPQIGCHCAVCRSGDPRDRRSRTSALLEVAGTNILIDTPPELRLQLLQAGTGHLDAVLYTHEHADHVNGIDDLRSFSLLQRHPIPLYAPPATAGYLRRTFRYIFDDAVVPLDGTSKPRLTVEPIGADAPITIAGVEVRPIAFEHGHAEVYGYRVGPVAYLTDVKRVPPEARALLRGVRVLVLNALWWREHPTHLSIDDAIEVAQDIGAEQTLLTHLTHETGHQELLERLPKGIAPGYDGQVIEI, encoded by the coding sequence ATGCGCCTGACCCTGCTCGGGACGGGGACCTCGATGGGGGTCCCCCAGATCGGCTGCCACTGCGCAGTCTGCCGCTCCGGCGATCCCCGCGATCGCCGCAGCCGCACCAGCGCCCTGCTGGAGGTCGCCGGCACGAACATCCTGATCGACACCCCGCCCGAACTCCGCTTGCAGCTCCTGCAGGCCGGGACGGGCCATCTCGACGCGGTCCTGTACACCCATGAGCATGCCGACCATGTCAACGGCATCGACGACCTGCGCTCCTTTTCCCTGCTCCAACGACACCCCATCCCCCTCTATGCTCCGCCCGCGACGGCAGGTTACCTGCGACGGACCTTCCGCTACATCTTCGACGATGCGGTGGTGCCGCTGGACGGCACCTCGAAGCCTCGGCTGACGGTTGAACCGATCGGTGCCGACGCGCCGATCACCATCGCGGGCGTGGAGGTGCGCCCGATCGCCTTCGAGCACGGGCACGCCGAGGTCTACGGCTACCGGGTCGGTCCGGTGGCCTATCTGACCGATGTGAAGCGCGTCCCGCCCGAGGCCAGGGCGCTGCTGCGCGGGGTCCGGGTCCTGGTGCTGAACGCGCTCTGGTGGCGCGAGCACCCGACGCACCTCTCGATCGACGATGCGATCGAGGTCGCCCAGGATATCGGCGCCGAGCAGACGCTGCTGACGCACCTGACCCACGAGACGGGCCATCAGGAGCTGCTCGAGCGGCTCCCGAAGGGGATCGCGCCGGGGTATGATGGTCAGGTGATTGAGATCTGA
- the pyk gene encoding pyruvate kinase translates to MFTDSAIRRTKIVATLGPAWDSVERMHALFDAGVNIVRINASHGTPAIREEWIRRVQAVRAERNTPIGILMDLHGPRIRVGKLAEPLTLTPGQMVTFAPEAVAQEDEIPTTYPELAGDVTIGSRILLDDGLLAVDVTRVHGDRVVGRVQYGGLLKANKGMNLPGVDVSAPAVTEHDRQDALHAVALGIEYIGVSFVRRPEDVQELRAIIPKSTRLIAKIEKDTAVNNLNSILEASDGVMVARGDLGVELPFEQVPLVQKRIIQRANRHGKPVITATQMLESMVNNPRPTRAEASDVANAIIDGTDAVMLSAETAVGSYGLEAVLAMDRIAREVEAQRHRPPEGERRRWALPAPHVGRTDDGLMPTEDAIAVAVAAASDLLQAAAIVCFTSSGFTARTVSSYRPKVPILALTAEAETYHQLGLVWGVVPSMMSHLKNYDPMWQAARAELLARGLAQAGSRVVVTCGVPFDVPGTTNLLKVETV, encoded by the coding sequence ATGTTCACCGATTCCGCCATTCGTCGCACCAAGATCGTTGCCACCCTCGGTCCGGCCTGGGACTCGGTGGAACGGATGCACGCCCTCTTCGATGCCGGGGTGAACATTGTCCGGATCAATGCCTCGCACGGCACCCCGGCCATCCGCGAGGAGTGGATTCGCCGGGTCCAGGCGGTTCGTGCCGAACGCAATACCCCGATCGGCATCCTGATGGACCTGCACGGCCCCCGGATTCGGGTCGGGAAGCTGGCGGAACCGCTCACGCTGACCCCGGGGCAGATGGTCACGTTCGCCCCCGAGGCCGTGGCGCAGGAAGACGAGATTCCGACGACCTACCCCGAGCTGGCCGGCGATGTGACCATCGGTTCGCGGATCCTCCTCGACGACGGCCTCCTCGCCGTCGACGTGACGCGGGTGCACGGAGACCGGGTGGTCGGGCGGGTGCAGTACGGTGGCCTCCTGAAAGCCAACAAGGGGATGAACCTCCCTGGGGTCGATGTCTCCGCCCCGGCTGTCACCGAGCACGACCGTCAGGATGCCCTCCACGCCGTCGCCCTCGGCATCGAGTACATCGGCGTCTCATTCGTGCGCCGCCCCGAGGACGTCCAGGAACTCCGCGCCATCATCCCGAAGTCGACCCGGCTGATCGCCAAGATCGAGAAGGACACCGCGGTCAACAATCTGAACAGCATCCTCGAGGCCTCGGACGGCGTCATGGTCGCCCGCGGCGACCTCGGCGTCGAGCTGCCGTTCGAGCAGGTCCCGCTGGTCCAGAAGCGGATCATCCAGCGCGCCAATCGTCACGGCAAGCCGGTGATCACCGCGACCCAGATGCTGGAGTCGATGGTCAACAACCCCCGGCCGACCCGCGCCGAGGCGTCGGACGTGGCCAACGCCATCATCGACGGCACCGACGCCGTGATGCTCTCCGCCGAAACAGCGGTCGGCAGCTATGGACTCGAGGCGGTACTGGCGATGGACCGGATTGCGCGCGAGGTCGAGGCGCAACGGCATCGGCCGCCCGAGGGCGAGCGTCGTCGCTGGGCCCTCCCTGCCCCGCACGTGGGCCGGACCGATGACGGACTGATGCCGACCGAGGATGCGATTGCCGTCGCCGTGGCCGCCGCCTCGGACCTGCTGCAGGCCGCGGCGATCGTCTGCTTTACCTCCAGCGGCTTCACGGCGCGAACGGTCTCGTCGTACCGCCCGAAGGTCCCAATCCTCGCCCTGACCGCCGAGGCGGAGACCTACCACCAGCTCGGCCTGGTCTGGGGCGTGGTCCCGTCGATGATGAGCCACCTGAAGAACTACGATCCGATGTGGCAGGCCGCCCGTGCCGAACTGCTCGCCCGCGGGCTGGCGCAGGCAGGGTCCCGCGTCGTGGTGACCTGTGGCGTCCCGTTCGACGTCCCGGGCACCACCAACCTGCTCAAGGTCGAGACTGTCTAG
- a CDS encoding class II fructose-bisphosphate aldolase — MGLDLAAAAAVFGGAVTVTGGRVDISNPASLQSEAMDQLVWAAVFGDGAAKESARALLWELGQATGARPASIHDLYIARGRGECSGFTVPAINIRMLCYDTARAVFRAAKACDGAAILIEIARSEIAYTDQRPAEYVAVVIAAALREGYHHPLFIQGDHCQVNATKYNANAEVEVEEVKKLIGEEIAAGFFNIDVDTSTLVDLSFPTLEEQQRTNFERAAEITKFIRDHEPKGITISVGAEIGEVGHKNSTVEELHAFMKGYNRTLKALGDYEGIAKISVQTGTSHGGVVLPDGSIAEVKLDIDALQALSKAAREDYGMGGAVQHGASTLPGNAFGNFPRVETAEIHLATNFQTIVWDHPALPTELRERAYRWLDENALSEKKSGDSAEQFYYKARKRAIGPFKQEMWSLPAAIRQQISADLEKTFAFLFEQLHVTGTADLVRRFVAAPALAHGALTHSGALAEDDPDAGE; from the coding sequence ATGGGGCTGGACCTGGCAGCGGCAGCGGCAGTGTTTGGTGGTGCGGTGACGGTGACCGGCGGGCGTGTGGATATCTCGAATCCGGCATCGCTCCAGTCCGAAGCGATGGACCAGTTGGTTTGGGCGGCCGTCTTCGGAGATGGCGCGGCGAAGGAGTCGGCGCGCGCCCTCCTCTGGGAACTTGGCCAGGCGACCGGTGCCCGCCCCGCCTCCATCCACGACCTCTACATCGCCCGTGGTCGTGGGGAGTGCAGCGGCTTCACGGTGCCCGCGATCAACATCCGCATGCTCTGCTACGACACCGCCCGGGCCGTCTTCCGTGCCGCGAAGGCGTGTGACGGCGCCGCCATCCTGATCGAGATCGCCCGCTCCGAAATTGCCTACACCGACCAGCGTCCGGCGGAGTACGTCGCGGTCGTCATCGCGGCCGCGCTCCGCGAGGGGTACCACCATCCCCTCTTCATCCAGGGCGACCACTGTCAGGTCAACGCCACGAAGTACAACGCCAACGCCGAGGTCGAGGTCGAGGAGGTCAAGAAGCTGATCGGCGAGGAGATCGCCGCCGGCTTTTTCAACATCGACGTCGATACCTCGACGCTGGTGGACCTCTCCTTCCCGACCCTCGAGGAGCAGCAGCGGACCAACTTCGAGCGCGCCGCGGAGATCACCAAGTTCATCCGCGACCACGAGCCGAAGGGGATCACCATCTCGGTCGGCGCGGAGATCGGCGAGGTCGGCCACAAGAACTCGACGGTCGAGGAGCTGCACGCCTTCATGAAGGGGTACAACCGCACCCTCAAGGCGCTCGGTGACTACGAGGGGATCGCCAAGATCTCGGTCCAGACCGGCACCTCGCACGGCGGCGTCGTCCTGCCGGATGGCAGCATTGCCGAGGTCAAGCTCGACATCGACGCCCTGCAGGCGCTGTCGAAGGCGGCCCGTGAGGATTACGGCATGGGCGGGGCGGTCCAGCACGGCGCCTCCACCCTCCCGGGTAACGCGTTTGGCAACTTCCCCCGGGTCGAGACCGCCGAGATTCACCTGGCCACGAACTTCCAGACGATCGTCTGGGATCACCCGGCCCTGCCGACCGAGCTGCGTGAGCGGGCCTATCGGTGGCTCGACGAGAACGCCCTGTCAGAGAAGAAGAGCGGCGATTCGGCCGAGCAGTTCTATTACAAGGCGCGGAAGCGGGCGATCGGGCCGTTCAAGCAGGAGATGTGGTCGTTGCCGGCGGCGATTCGTCAGCAGATCAGTGCGGACCTCGAGAAGACCTTTGCCTTCCTTTTCGAGCAGCTGCACGTGACCGGGACGGCCGATCTGGTCCGTCGCTTCGTCGCCGCCCCCGCGCTCGCGCATGGGGCGCTTACCCACTCCGGGGCCCTCGCTGAGGATGACCCCGACGCTGGCGAATGA
- a CDS encoding YtxH domain-containing protein, whose protein sequence is MRNDDRDVTYVEQDGGSTAKWFLLGALVGAGLGLLFAPQSGERTRRDITRRANKLRRDAEDRFEEVVDEVETRGRKAKERVEEWAEDVADEVREGRRTIERTANSARDELERRLADARARRRAAVDAVVGDDGGTA, encoded by the coding sequence ATGCGGAACGATGATCGCGACGTGACCTACGTCGAACAGGACGGCGGCTCGACCGCCAAGTGGTTCCTCCTCGGTGCCCTCGTCGGCGCCGGCCTTGGCCTCCTCTTCGCTCCGCAGTCGGGTGAGCGGACGCGGCGGGACATCACCCGGCGGGCCAACAAGCTCCGCCGCGACGCCGAGGACCGTTTCGAAGAGGTCGTCGACGAAGTGGAGACGCGTGGCCGCAAGGCGAAGGAGCGCGTCGAGGAATGGGCGGAGGATGTGGCCGACGAAGTGCGCGAGGGTCGGCGCACCATCGAGCGGACCGCCAACTCGGCACGCGATGAGTTGGAGCGCCGTCTGGCCGATGCCCGGGCCCGTCGCCGGGCCGCGGTGGATGCCGTGGTCGGCGATGACGGCGGCACCGCCTGA
- a CDS encoding YihY/virulence factor BrkB family protein: MRDTEPAPLLESPPTSGLSAVAPRGTFLGELLTTLDRSNIPLLASALTFDAILALIPFSILLVAGLGLLLTRTEYFGMLDPGALIGNFLPAHEHQAVGDPMALVEGMLVKIRGFRSTFTWVAVPAFLWFSTRMFGAVRVCLSNVFHAQAKTMPGSYVISYLIGYAVGKGRDLVMVLVVLALALVNTLLSGAISVLTGEGIYLEPPWTFFVSGLGVILGEFVAIASGVALFVALYRYASPRRLSWRGSLIAAAVSTVGFELAKRLFGLYLGHAARGGQFAVDVNIGAATLLILWIWYMALVFLLGASVAHVWEGRR; this comes from the coding sequence GTGCGTGACACCGAGCCGGCGCCACTGCTCGAAAGCCCGCCCACCAGCGGGCTTTCTGCCGTTGCACCCCGGGGGACCTTCCTCGGCGAATTGCTGACGACGCTCGACCGCTCCAACATCCCGCTGCTCGCGTCGGCGCTGACCTTCGACGCCATCCTCGCGTTGATCCCGTTTTCCATACTGCTCGTTGCCGGACTCGGCCTGTTGCTGACGCGCACCGAGTATTTCGGGATGCTCGACCCGGGCGCCTTGATCGGCAACTTCCTGCCGGCGCACGAGCACCAGGCCGTGGGCGATCCGATGGCGCTGGTCGAGGGGATGCTGGTCAAGATCCGCGGCTTCCGCAGCACCTTCACCTGGGTGGCCGTGCCGGCGTTTCTCTGGTTCTCCACCCGGATGTTCGGCGCGGTGCGCGTCTGCCTCTCGAATGTGTTCCATGCGCAGGCCAAGACGATGCCGGGGAGCTACGTCATCTCCTACCTGATCGGGTACGCCGTCGGGAAGGGGCGGGACCTGGTGATGGTCCTCGTGGTGCTGGCCCTCGCGCTGGTGAATACGCTCCTGTCGGGAGCGATCTCGGTGCTCACCGGCGAAGGGATCTACCTCGAGCCGCCGTGGACCTTCTTCGTCAGTGGCCTCGGCGTCATCCTCGGCGAATTCGTCGCCATCGCCTCCGGTGTGGCGCTCTTCGTGGCGCTCTATCGCTACGCCTCGCCCAGGCGGCTCTCGTGGCGCGGCTCCCTCATCGCTGCCGCCGTCAGCACGGTCGGCTTCGAGCTCGCCAAGCGCCTCTTCGGGCTCTATCTGGGGCACGCGGCGCGGGGCGGACAGTTCGCCGTCGACGTCAACATCGGCGCGGCCACGCTGCTGATCCTGTGGATCTGGTACATGGCGCTGGTGTTCTTGCTGGGCGCGTCGGTGGCGCATGTGTGGGAAGGAAGACGATGA
- a CDS encoding serine hydrolase: MHPTILRSTVGLSLLLAACGSSTPTTPNPPPPPPAAVASVTLSGAPTGPIAPGATATLTAVLRDAANNTLSGRTVTWNSTTPAAATVSGGSITAVGVGTTTISATSEGQSASVDITVAYVPASVQISRSSSFILTGDTLQLTGRVIATTGQEIPGAVVGFTVEQPAIAGLVGATLTALTPGQATVRATAGALTTTATITVFAGAGVRVPMLSRLDSVVISEMIRLGEPGGAVAVVKDGRLVFSRTYGYADSAAKRIPTELDKWRIGSVTKPLTALGIMKLVQNGQLTLDELAAPRLGAVPVLPGKTQDPRFANITIRHLLNHAAGWNPSRNVDDSVFAYVYSAATVNATQLSRVGRGVPLLNDPGTVYGYTNYAFLLLGRIIEQVTGQSYQSWMQANILAPVDAGGMKFGVTPVAQRDPLEVVPYDRRAPITGFYGVGTWPNVGAAQEYAEAAGQWIGSSKDLARVLAALDGSPTRADLLSPATLATMWGRSNVLFPGSGNYYSLGWENTAVTGGFAREHVGGQDGGDSWISLFPNGAGIAVQFNLTRGQGNGGGTAEAAIRTVFGSITTWPAFDLFTQ, encoded by the coding sequence ATGCACCCAACCATCCTCCGTTCCACCGTTGGCCTCAGCCTCTTGCTCGCAGCGTGCGGCAGCAGCACCCCGACCACCCCGAATCCCCCTCCCCCACCGCCGGCCGCCGTGGCCTCGGTCACCCTGAGCGGGGCGCCGACCGGCCCGATCGCGCCCGGGGCGACGGCCACCCTCACCGCCGTCCTCCGCGACGCGGCGAACAACACCCTGTCCGGACGCACCGTCACCTGGAATTCCACCACGCCGGCCGCCGCCACGGTCAGCGGCGGCAGCATCACTGCCGTCGGCGTCGGCACCACGACGATCAGCGCGACCAGCGAGGGACAGAGTGCCTCGGTCGACATCACCGTGGCCTATGTCCCGGCGTCGGTGCAGATCTCCCGGAGCTCCTCGTTCATCCTCACCGGTGACACGCTGCAGCTGACGGGCCGCGTGATCGCGACGACCGGTCAGGAGATCCCCGGCGCCGTTGTCGGCTTCACGGTCGAGCAGCCGGCGATCGCCGGACTCGTCGGCGCGACGCTGACCGCCCTCACCCCCGGGCAGGCGACCGTTCGAGCCACCGCCGGCGCACTCACCACCACGGCCACCATCACGGTCTTTGCCGGGGCAGGCGTCCGGGTCCCGATGCTCTCGCGACTCGACAGCGTGGTCATCAGCGAGATGATCCGTCTGGGCGAACCGGGTGGCGCCGTCGCAGTCGTCAAGGACGGTCGCCTCGTCTTCTCGCGAACGTACGGTTACGCCGATAGCGCCGCGAAGCGGATTCCGACGGAGCTCGACAAGTGGCGCATCGGCTCGGTGACCAAGCCGCTTACCGCCCTCGGCATCATGAAGTTGGTGCAGAACGGGCAACTGACCCTCGATGAGTTGGCGGCCCCTCGCCTCGGCGCCGTCCCGGTCCTCCCCGGGAAGACGCAGGATCCGCGCTTCGCCAACATCACCATCCGCCACCTGCTGAACCACGCGGCCGGCTGGAATCCCAGTCGCAACGTCGACGATTCGGTCTTTGCGTACGTCTACTCCGCCGCCACGGTCAACGCGACCCAGTTGTCGCGCGTCGGTCGCGGTGTCCCGCTCCTGAACGACCCGGGCACGGTCTATGGCTACACCAACTACGCCTTCCTCCTCCTCGGCCGGATCATCGAGCAGGTAACCGGGCAGAGCTACCAGTCGTGGATGCAGGCCAACATCCTCGCTCCGGTGGACGCTGGCGGGATGAAGTTCGGCGTGACCCCGGTGGCGCAGCGTGACCCGCTCGAGGTGGTGCCGTATGATCGCCGCGCCCCGATCACCGGATTCTACGGGGTCGGGACCTGGCCGAACGTTGGCGCCGCGCAGGAATATGCCGAGGCCGCCGGTCAGTGGATCGGATCGTCGAAGGACCTGGCCCGAGTGCTGGCCGCGCTCGACGGCAGCCCCACCCGTGCGGACCTCCTCTCGCCCGCGACCCTGGCGACAATGTGGGGCCGTTCCAACGTGCTCTTCCCGGGATCGGGGAACTACTACTCGCTAGGCTGGGAGAACACCGCGGTCACGGGTGGCTTCGCACGGGAGCATGTCGGTGGGCAGGACGGCGGCGACTCGTGGATCTCGCTCTTCCCGAACGGTGCCGGGATCGCGGTGCAGTTCAACCTGACCCGTGGGCAGGGCAACGGGGGTGGCACGGCGGAAGCGGCGATACGCACGGTCTTCGGCTCGATCACCACGTGGCCGGCGTTTGACTTGTTTACGCAGTAG
- the dnaX gene encoding DNA polymerase III subunit gamma/tau, translating into MSIALARRYRPRRFADLLVQDHVAAALRGAVAKNRVGHGYLLTGPRGVGKTTAARILAMALNCERRDLENPTGEPCGECASCERIWNGQANLDVVEIDAASNRGVDDARDLRERAMYAASQDGHHKVYIVDEAHMLTREAWNALLKILEEPPPGVVFVFATTEPQKIFNTAAPVMSRLQRFDFRRIGPAAIQSRLREVLRTEGLDAEDDALLLIGRHADGGMRDALSVLDQCLSFGEGPLTAARVRDVLGLVNDESYGAVLSLVADRNPGAVFGVLDQLMDSGADLAEFAGGLSEVLRALVMHHYGVTPEELPESTLALIAGVAPRLAPEDAVRMLKLLADAEPSIRRSAHPRLVLETLLLRWAMLDRVVDLKALLAGQAPPAWQGSPTPAAQPIPQSRSAAAPAPAAAAPKPQAPKSSLAEEAPPPPAPRNRETGGPPEGAASPAPVFSVPANTDGIRAIWAEVVATASRQSMLLSQALDHATPRMDVPGKAVLAFGPEEGVFREGAERLLSSIETILSARMGSPVTVVLESGIATPAPAARKGGRMTDETIRADRLGELRRKDPTLDAAADALDLELVDEG; encoded by the coding sequence ATGTCCATCGCCCTCGCCCGCCGTTACCGCCCCCGTCGATTTGCCGACCTCCTGGTTCAGGACCACGTCGCTGCCGCGTTGCGCGGGGCCGTGGCCAAGAACCGTGTCGGCCATGGCTACCTGCTGACCGGGCCGCGTGGCGTCGGCAAGACCACCGCGGCCCGCATCCTCGCGATGGCGCTCAACTGCGAGCGCCGCGACCTCGAGAACCCGACCGGCGAGCCGTGCGGCGAGTGCGCCTCGTGCGAGCGGATCTGGAACGGGCAGGCGAACCTCGACGTGGTCGAGATCGACGCGGCGTCGAACCGCGGCGTCGATGACGCGCGCGACCTGCGCGAGCGGGCGATGTACGCCGCCTCCCAGGATGGCCACCACAAGGTGTACATCGTGGACGAGGCGCACATGCTCACGCGCGAGGCGTGGAATGCGCTGCTGAAGATTCTCGAAGAGCCGCCCCCGGGGGTCGTCTTCGTCTTCGCGACCACCGAGCCGCAGAAGATCTTCAACACCGCCGCGCCGGTGATGTCGCGGCTGCAACGCTTCGACTTCCGCCGCATCGGCCCAGCCGCCATCCAGTCGCGGCTCCGCGAGGTGCTGCGCACCGAGGGGCTCGACGCCGAGGACGACGCGCTGCTGCTGATCGGCCGTCACGCCGACGGCGGGATGCGCGACGCGCTCTCGGTGCTCGACCAGTGCCTCTCCTTCGGCGAGGGCCCGCTCACCGCCGCGCGCGTGCGCGACGTCCTCGGCCTCGTCAACGACGAGTCGTACGGCGCGGTGCTCTCGCTCGTGGCCGATCGGAATCCGGGCGCCGTCTTCGGGGTGCTCGACCAGCTGATGGACAGCGGCGCCGACCTGGCGGAGTTCGCGGGCGGCCTCTCCGAGGTGCTCCGCGCGCTGGTGATGCATCACTACGGCGTCACGCCCGAGGAGCTGCCGGAATCGACGCTCGCGTTGATCGCGGGCGTCGCGCCGAGGCTCGCCCCCGAGGATGCGGTGCGGATGCTCAAGCTGCTCGCCGACGCCGAGCCGTCGATTCGCCGGAGCGCGCATCCACGACTGGTGCTCGAGACGCTCCTGCTCCGTTGGGCAATGCTCGACCGCGTCGTCGACCTGAAGGCGCTCCTGGCCGGGCAGGCACCGCCGGCCTGGCAAGGCTCCCCGACACCGGCCGCCCAGCCGATACCTCAGAGTCGATCGGCTGCGGCCCCGGCGCCGGCAGCGGCCGCACCGAAACCCCAGGCGCCGAAGTCCTCGCTCGCCGAGGAGGCACCACCCCCGCCCGCCCCGCGGAACCGCGAGACGGGAGGGCCGCCCGAGGGGGCCGCCTCACCAGCGCCGGTCTTCTCGGTCCCGGCCAATACCGATGGGATCCGGGCGATCTGGGCCGAGGTGGTGGCGACGGCCTCGCGGCAGAGCATGCTCCTGAGCCAGGCGCTCGACCACGCCACGCCGCGGATGGACGTCCCGGGGAAGGCGGTTCTGGCGTTCGGCCCGGAGGAGGGGGTCTTTCGGGAGGGGGCGGAGCGGCTCCTGAGCAGCATCGAGACGATTCTCTCGGCCCGGATGGGAAGCCCGGTGACGGTGGTGCTGGAGTCCGGAATCGCCACCCCGGCCCCCGCGGCACGGAAGGGCGGCCGGATGACCGACGAGACGATTCGGGCGGACCGGCTGGGCGAACTCCGGCGGAAGGATCCGACCCTCGATGCGGCCGCCGACGCGTTAGATTTGGAGCTCGTGGACGAGGGATGA
- a CDS encoding YbaB/EbfC family nucleoid-associated protein, translating to MILRPGDTLDDGRTLADSSKNAPTRGRSDRARTTRDAELAKRAVEARAGGGLVQVEVDGHLALRRLVIAPELLEGRDADLLADLIMSAIAEAQRRADALAATDPDPTPA from the coding sequence ATGATCCTTCGTCCCGGTGACACCCTGGACGACGGACGGACGTTGGCGGATTCCTCGAAGAACGCACCCACACGCGGCCGGTCCGACCGGGCTCGCACCACGCGCGACGCCGAACTGGCCAAGCGTGCGGTCGAGGCGCGTGCGGGCGGCGGATTGGTGCAGGTGGAAGTCGATGGCCATCTGGCGCTGCGGCGCCTGGTGATCGCCCCCGAGCTGCTCGAGGGGCGAGACGCCGACTTGTTGGCCGACCTGATCATGTCGGCGATTGCCGAGGCGCAGCGTCGCGCGGACGCGCTGGCGGCGACGGATCCGGACCCGACCCCCGCGTGA
- the recR gene encoding recombination protein RecR, whose amino-acid sequence MSALETLIGELARLPGIGRKTAQRLAYHLLGQPRERMDALAAALQVVSERVHPCTECGQPTEDGVCPICRDPRRDPTLLCIVEEASALAILEKAVAFRGRYVVLGGRLSPLDGIGPEALRIGLLERRLDAGDVREVILATNSSLEGEATATYLHQLLAARPGVKVSRLARGLPVGGELEYVDGVTLTHALTAREELR is encoded by the coding sequence GTGAGCGCCCTCGAGACGCTCATCGGCGAGTTGGCGCGACTTCCCGGCATTGGCCGGAAGACCGCCCAGCGCCTCGCCTACCACCTCCTCGGCCAGCCGCGCGAGCGGATGGATGCGCTGGCAGCCGCACTGCAGGTGGTGTCCGAGCGGGTACACCCCTGTACCGAGTGCGGCCAGCCGACCGAAGACGGGGTCTGCCCCATCTGTCGCGATCCGCGGCGTGATCCGACGCTCCTCTGCATCGTCGAGGAGGCATCGGCACTCGCGATCCTCGAGAAGGCCGTGGCGTTCCGCGGACGGTATGTGGTCCTCGGCGGCCGGCTCTCGCCGCTCGACGGGATCGGGCCGGAGGCACTGCGGATCGGCCTGCTGGAGCGTCGGCTCGATGCCGGTGATGTCCGTGAGGTCATTCTCGCCACCAACTCTTCGCTGGAGGGGGAGGCGACCGCCACCTACCTCCACCAGCTGCTGGCCGCCCGCCCTGGGGTGAAGGTCTCCCGGTTGGCACGTGGCCTGCCAGTTGGAGGGGAACTGGAATACGTTGACGGGGTCACGCTGACCCATGCCCTGACCGCCCGGGAGGAGTTGCGATGA
- a CDS encoding roadblock/LC7 domain-containing protein gives MTSPRAASWSFHEEDSARIRGVLLDFLRDTQSRTALLVDRAGQMLVTVGEPPTFDPTAFASLTAADFSANDQLARLLGEPEFGTLFHQGEKESLYLADIARRVILVVLFDNRTTLGLVKLRMRGAVHELTALFTALFARDMGNSSSGVDAGFVGEAEDELDKLFGG, from the coding sequence GTGACGTCGCCGCGTGCGGCCTCGTGGTCGTTCCACGAGGAAGACTCGGCCCGCATCCGCGGGGTGCTGCTCGACTTCCTCCGCGACACGCAGTCGCGCACGGCACTGCTCGTTGATCGCGCCGGACAGATGCTGGTGACGGTCGGTGAACCGCCGACCTTCGACCCGACCGCCTTTGCGTCGCTCACGGCCGCGGACTTCTCGGCCAACGATCAACTGGCCCGCCTCCTCGGCGAGCCGGAGTTCGGGACGCTGTTCCATCAGGGCGAGAAGGAATCGCTCTACCTCGCCGACATTGCGCGGCGCGTGATCCTCGTCGTCCTGTTCGACAATCGCACCACGCTTGGCCTCGTCAAGCTGCGGATGCGCGGTGCCGTGCACGAACTGACCGCCCTCTTCACCGCGCTCTTTGCCCGCGACATGGGCAACAGCAGCAGCGGCGTCGATGCGGGCTTCGTGGGCGAGGCCGAGGACGAACTCGACAAACTCTTCGGCGGGTGA